The genomic region GCCATGCCGGCTAACTCGATATCAAGTTCCGCATTAAAGTCCGTTGATCATGGTTCTTCTTTCCTGACCCGTTCCACGCTGGCTCCCGTCGATTTTTGTGGTGAATGTATGCCGCTCGACGAAGCCGCCGTGACGAAACGATGGATGCAGACCCTCCGCACCAACAGCCGTCAACCGGCTGAACTCTACACGCTCCGGCAGAAAGCCGCGGCGTTTTTTCCCAAAATTGATCCCATTCTCCAGAAACACGGCATTCCGAGCGACTTTCGGTATGTCGCCATTGTCGAAAGTCGCCTGAACCAGCGGGCCGTTTCGCCCAGAGGAGCCGCCGGTTACTGGCAACTGATGCCCGCCACGGCCCGCGAACTGGGCCTGCGCGTGTCGGGCCGAACCGATGAGCGGTTCCACCTCGTCAAATCCACCGAAGCGGCCTGTCGGCTGCTGCAGAAACTGTATTCTCACCTCGGGTCCTGGTCCCTGGTGGCGGCGGCCTACAACGGCGGCCTCGGCTACGTCCGGTCACGCACCAAGGTTACGAATGCAGGCTATTACAAGACACGGTTCAATCCCGAAACCGGGGCTTACCTCTACCGGATTCTATTTTTCAAGGAAATGTTTGAGAATGCCGAATCATATTCGCCGATTCTGCCCCACCTGAACATGGAAGTGCTGACCAGCCCGCTGCCCGGTCTGCTGCCGCAGGAGCCGGGGGCCGACGAGGCGCTGGAAGAAGCCATCACTCTTTTTGCCACGCCGGTAGAAGACCAGGAGACGGATTTCCGGCTGGCGCGGCTGATGAGCAAAAAGAAAGCGGTGAAGGCGCGGCCTTCCAAGGTAAAAACTAAACAGGGGCGTACGCAATCGCCCCGGATGACGGCCGTTATGCGCCGCAGTGTGGGGCGCCTGAGCCGGGAGGACGAACTCCAGGCCGCCTGAATTTCCCAGTACCGTTACTCAACGTTCTTTCCAGGAATGCATCAGCAGCGGTCCGTTGCTGGTCGCCGTGAGGATGCGTGTCGGGTTGCGCAGCCGGTAGGACCGGCGGGCGTCGCCCGGCACGCGGAATCCGGTTCTGTCCGGTCCGAGCGCCACAAAGCCTCCGCGGCCGTCGCCTTTCAGCAGCACGCCTTTTGACGCATCCTGCCGACCCATGTTGGCTTCGTTCGGGAAGAAATTGCCCGTTGCCAGCGCGTCCGGTTTGCCGTCGTGGTCAAAATCGTCGATCAGAAACCCGAAAATGGGCGATTGCTGGGCCAGCCCGGGCAGCGGCCGAAGCGTAAAAACTCCTTTCCCCCGATTCTCGGCGTAACAGCTCCGCAGTTCGGTCACCTGCCTTTCGTACGCGCCCTGCCGCTCCTGTTCCGAAAACAGCCCGCTGAAGTCGGCTTCGGCATAATCGGCGTAGTGCAAATACTTTCTCCGAAACTGAATCACCTGCTGGATAAGCGATTCGCGGGGTAGAGCCGGGTAACGGGTGCCGCCGATAAAATAGCCCATGATCGGGTCGAACTGCCCGTCTTCATTAAAGTCTTTTCCGTAAATCAGCATCGGTTCCTTTTCGGAAGCCCGGTAAAAAGTATTCAGACCTTCATTCCCTAGCAGCAAATCGGCGTCCCCGTCTCCGTCGAAATCCCCCGCCGCCACGCAGTTCCACCAGCCGGAAGCGCGAGCGAGCGACGGATTGGCCGATTGCTGAAACTGGCCGTTCTGATTGGTCAGGATGGTAGGCGGCATCCACTCACCGACGAGTACCAGGTCTTCGTCGTGGTCATTGTCGAGGTCGACGGGCAGGGCGTCGCATACCAGACCGAGGTTCATCAGAGCGGGAGCCACCTGTTCGGTGACATCGGTGAAGCGGCCCCCGTCATTGCGGAGCAGGTAACTCCGGGCGGGCAGCGGATATTGTCCGGGTACCTGCCGACCGGCGATCAGCACGTCGGCATCCCCGTCGCGGTCGTAATCCAGCGCCCGCACCGACTGGCTGCTGACGGTTAGATTGGGCAAAAAGGCCGCGGGGGAAAAATTACCGCGTCCGTCGTTTCGGTACAGCACCGGACCGAACGCTTCGGCCACGTGCAGCGGCCGTTCGTTGCCGCCGCCGACCACCAGCAGGTCGTTGTCGCGGTCGTTATCGGCGTCGAAAAGCAGGATGGCGCCCGCTTCCATCGCCGTGTTGGGCATCCAGTCTTTTTGCCGAAACTGCCCGTTTGCCCCGCCGAAAAAAAGGTAGCCCGCACTCCCCCGGTACGAGGGACCGACGGCCAGATCGTCGAACCCATCGCCGTTGAGGTCTCCCACGGCTATCGCCGCACCCGGCCTCGACAGCATTTTATGTAAAGCCGGGGTCGTTTTGAAATCGACAAAATCGGATTCCTGATGGACATAGCCGGGAACGGCCGGTTGCGGCGTAAAGAGCTTTGGGGTTGACTGCAAGCGCGGCGGCGCGACGGGCTTTGCGTCGGAAATCCGGAAGGTCAGCCGCTGGTTTACCGGAATCCGGTAGCGGGTTTCGGTCAGGCCGCCGGGCCAGACCATCCGCACGGAATCGATTGCCGTCGCGTTGCCCAGACCCACCACCAGCGCCTGCTGCACCGAGGAGAGGTAGCCCCGCACGGGAAACTGTTCCAGCACCTGCATCCGTCCGCCGGACCAGACCGTCAGGGTAGCGCCGATGCCCGCGGGATTGGAAGCCGGACCGGCGAACGAAACCGTCAGATACGCATTTTTGGTCTGCGCCCGGCTGTTGTTCCGGAACAGCGATGCTTCCTCATCAATATTGTTGACAATCAAATCCTGATCGCCGTCGCCATCCAGATCGGCGTAAGCGGCCCCGTTGGCGTACGAAAGCTCGTTCAGGCCCCATTGTTCGGAAACATCTTCGAAAGCCGGGGCGTCGGCCGGGTTCCGGCTGGCATTCCGAAAGGCGTAATTTTTCAGTTTTATTTCCGGGACTTTGTCGAGCATCCGCTGGCGGCGCTGCTCGCGGGCGGCATCGGTGCCGAACAGGCCAAATTCTTCGTTGAAGCTGATAAAATCGCGGTCCGTGACGTTTTTCCGGTAGCCGTTCGTCACGAAAATGTCTTTCTGGCCGTCGCCATCCAGGTCCGTCAGCAGCGTTGCCCAGCTCCAGTCGGTCTGGGCGATTCCGGCCAGCAGACCGAGTTCGCTGAACGTTGGGACCGGACCTTCGTTGCCGCCGTTGAGCTGGAACGTATTCCGCATGTACTGAAGCTGGTAGCCATATTGCGGCGTCTGACTCAGTTCTTTTTTGTCATAATCGGGCGCGCCCAGCATCTGCTTTTGCCGGGCGTTGTCCTGCGGCAGCATGTCCAGCTGCATCAGGTCAATGCGGCCGTCGTTGTTAAGGTCGGCGGCGTCCACGCCCATGCCGTAGAGGCTGGTGTGGGCCAGCGCCTCCCGCGTGGCGTTGCGGAAGGTAACTTTTCCGGAGGCGTCCCGGCCGTTGCTCAGGTAAAATACATCGCTGCTGATGAAGTCGTTGGAGCAATAGATATCCGGGTAGCCGTCCCCGTTGATGTCGGAGATAGCCAGTCCCAGGCCCAGCCCTTCGTACCGGATACCCGCCTCGCTGGAAACGTCGAGAAAAAGGGGGGCCGAAGCGGTTTCGGGCTTCTTCGCTCCTTCTCGCCGCTTTTCCTGCGTCATATTCCGGAAAAGTCGGTCGGTGGAGGGGTAAGTACCGTCGTTGATGGCCGGGCGGAGGTAATTGGGATTCTGAAGATCGGGAGCTGAATTGAGCAGAAAGGCGTCGAGGTCGCCGTCAAGGTCGTAGTCGAAGAAAGCAGTCTGGGTCGTGAATCCCGCATAATCCAGTCCGTAGGCGGCGGCCTCCTCCCGGAACGTCGGCGTTTTTGTTTTCTGGTTGATAAAAAGCAGGTTTTGGCTCTTTTTCAGGGCCTGATGCGCCGCTACGCTCACGTAAATGTCATCCCAGCCGTCGCCGTTGACATCCGCCACCGAGACGCCCGAGCACCAGCGGTCCGTCTGCACCCCGGCCGCTTCCGTCACGTCGGTAAAGCGGAAGTCGGACGTTCCGGCGGGCGTTTCGTTGAGGTACAGCCGGCAGCTTTCCTGATTGCCCGTAAAAAACAGGTCCGGTCGGCCGTCGCGGTTGAAATCGCCCACTCCAACCCCGCCGCCGTTGTAGAAATTCGTAAACGTAAAGGCGTTCAGCGAGTCGGTGGGGGTCAGGTTGTTGGCAAATTGAATACCGGAATCGTCCGCGGAAACTTTGGTAAAAAGCGGCTCCGGGCGGTTTTTGCACCCGGCCAAAAAGAGGAGGAAAAGATAAATAAACCGCAAGGGAAGCAAAAGATTACGCGAAGGGCGCAAAGAGAACCCCGCGTTTCCTGCGGCATTCCTCTGCGCCCTCGGCGGTTAAACAACTTAATAACCCGGGTTCTGGTCTTTGATATCAATCATAGGATTGTTATCGATTTCAACCTGCGGAATCGGAAGCAGTTCGTGTTTGTTGGCCTGGAAATACGTCAGCGGCTCCGTCTTCAGCTTCTTGTTCTTCCGCCAGCGGATGATGTCGAAGTTGCGAACCTGCTCGGCGGCCAGCTCGACCATCCGTTCGTGCACGATGGCGTCGAAGACCTCATCCTTGTTGCGGCACGGATAGTTGCGGGTCGGGTAAGCCGGCATGGCTACCGATGCCCGGGCGCGCACCTGGTTCATCAGCGTGAGGGCGGCGGCGGAGTTTCCGAGTTCGTTTTCGCATTCGGCGAGCATCAGCAGCACGTCGGCGTAACGCATGATCCGCATGTTGATCCCGCTTTGCTGGTTGCTGGCGTTGGATTTGTACATGATGGAATATTTACGCCAGCTCACTTTCAGCGTTCTGCCGGCCACGACCGAAGAATTGCCCTGCACCATGGTCGAGGTGAGCATCGTGTTGCCGTTGTTGAACCGGTCGCCCTCCGTCCAGTAAGACAAGGCGTAGCGCGGGTCGTCTTTGGCATCGCCTTTGGCGACCGTCTCGTACTCGTTCAGAATCCGGTTGGACGGAATGACGTTTCGCCACGCGATGGCCGAATACTCCTGCGACCGCACCGTTTCCTCCTGAACGGCGTTCCCGTCGCCGTCGCCACCCCAGTTAAAAGCCCCGCCCGACGGCATGTAAACCACCTCCAGAATGGATTCCGCGTTGAATTCGCCTTCTTCATTGGTGAGGTCGGCGTAGTTGTCTACCAGCCGGTACACGCCCGAGTCGACGATTTTTCGCAGTTCGGTGCGGGCATTGGCGTAGTCGCCCAGTTGCAGGTACGTACGGGCCAGCAGCATCTGGGCAGCGGCTTTGGAAGCCCGGCCCTGGTTGGCGGCATCGTAGGTCGTAGGCAGGCCCGGCTCGGCGGCTTTCAGGTCGGCGATGACAAAATCGTAAACTTCGCGCTGGGGTGAGCGCGCCTTGGCTCCGTCCACCGATTTGGCAAACTCCTTATACAAGGGCACACCGCCGAAGAACGTAGCCAGTTCGTAATAAGCCCAGGCGCGCAGAAAACGGGCCTCGCCCAGCAGCCGGTCGCGCAGGGCGGGCGTAATGCTCTGGACCGTAGGGCCCTTCTCCAGCACCACGTTGGCTCGGTGAATGGTTCGATACCAGCCGCGCCAGATGCTCGAGGCCAGCGCGTTTCCGGTATCGTGTACACCGATCAGCAGCTGGTTGCGGGGCGTTTCGAGCTGACCGCCGCCCGAGGCCATCTCGTCGCCGCGCAGGTCGTGGGTAAAGAACCACTCCCGCGAAACGAGGCTATTGGATTGCACCAGAGCGTATATGGAATTGACGCCCGCCGTCAGTTCAGCGGCGTTATTAAAATAGGTATCAAAGGTTACCCCGTTGGGGTTGATCTGATTCAGGCCGTCTTCGTTGCAACTGATTGCCAGTCCAAGCAACAGGGCTCCGCAGAGGATCGACTTTTTCATATGCTTAGCAGGTATAATTGAGTGGATGAGCGATTGAGGAATTGAGTGATTTACCAGGCACATTTGGCGTTGCGGCACCGCCGCTCCATCACCCGTTCACTCAATCGCTCAATGAATTAAAATCCCAGGTTAATTCCCATCATGATTGTCCGCGCCTGCGGGTACTGCGCGAAGTCGATGCCGTTGGTCAGCAGACCGTAGTTCCGCGAGGCCACTTCCGGATCGTAGCCCGTGTAGCGGGTGAAGGTCAGCAGGTTCTGGCTCGACACGTAGATACGCAGGCGGCTCACCGTGTTGCGGGTCGCCTTGCTGAGGACCGTCGCCGGAATCGTGTAGCCTACGCTCAGGTTCTTCACGCGGAGATACGAGCCATCCTCCAGGAACCGGTCGGAAGTACGCGAGTTCTGGTTCGGGTCGCCGCTGATAGAGCGCGGTACGTCGGTGTTCGTGTTAGTCGGTGTCCAGGCGTTCAGCACGTCCGTCGTGGCATTGAACAGGCGCAGCTGTCCCTGCCCAATGACCTTTGTGCCGTTGTAAATCTTGTTGCCCGATACGCCCTGCAGGAACAGCGTAAAGTCGAAGTTACCGTAGTTTCCGGTCCAGTTGAGGCCGTAGCTGAATTTGGGAATAAAGCTGCCGAGGAACGTCCGGTCGAAGGCATCGACTTTCCCGTCCGGTTTGCCATCCGGGCCGCTGATATCCTTAAACCGGATGTCGCCCGCGGCGGTCTGGGCGTTCTGGTAGAAAGAAGCCGCGTTGCCGTCGATGGCGTTGAACCGGTCCACTTCTTCTTTGCTCTGGAAGATTCCGTCCACCACCCAGCCGTAGAACGACTGAATGGGCCGTCCGGCCTCCGTGCGGGTGATATCGAAGCCACCGAAGTCGCTGTTGTTGCCCGCGTTGATGTTGGCGTTCGGCGTAGCCAGGCTCAGCACCTGGTTGCGTGTCATGTCGAACGTACCGAGCAGGCTCCAGTTGAACTTCTTGCCACTGCGGTTGTAACCCGCCGTCAGTTCAAAGCCCCGGTTGCGCATGCTGCCCACGTTGGCCAGCGGGCTTACTGAAAAGCCCATCGATTCGGGCAGGGGCACGCGTAGCAGCAGGCCGTCCGTCTCCCGGTTATATACCTCGGCGCTCAGCGTAATCTTGTTGCTCAGCAGCGAAGCATCCAGACCGATGTTGGACATGGTCGTCACCTCCCAGCTCAGGTCGCTGTTTCCCAACTGGTTGAAGTACGAACCAAGCTGCGTGGTGTTTCCAAACGGATAAATGGTGTTGTTGGCCTGCACCAGCGGCTGCCAGTCGTAGTCGCCGATGGCATTGTAGCCCGTCTGTCCGTAGCTGCCGCGCAGTTTCAGCTCCGTAATAACCGGTACGCTCTTCAGGAAGCGCTCTTCGCTGATGCGCCAGCCCGCCGATACGGCCGGGAAGGTTCCCCATTTGCGATCCGGCGCAAAGCGGGACGAACCGTCGCGGCGGATGGAGGCGCTCAGCAGGTAGCGGCTGGCGAACTCGTAGTTGACGCGGCCCACGTACGAAATAAGCACGTTTTCGGAACGGCCGCTGTTGGTCGCCGGGTTCGAAATCCCCTGGAGCACCTGGATGTTGTTGTCGGGGCGCTGGCCGTTGGAGTTAACGTTGGTAGAGATACTCCGCTGCTGCTCGGCTACGGCCACGGCATTGACGTAGTGCTTGCCGAAGGTCTTGTCGAAGCTCAGCTGGTTGGTCATCACCGTCGAGAAATAGTCGCTCCGGTTGTCGGTGACGGTGGCGAGGGGGCGGCTGCGGTTACCATCGTTATATATTGGCAGGAAACCGTTAAAGCGGCCGCTGGCATAGTCAGCCCCGTACTGGAAGCGGTAGCGCAGGAAGTCGGTGAAGCGCACTTCGGCAAACACCGAACCCAGCAGCTTAAAACCGCGATCGACCTGAAACTGCTGCTCCTGTTCGGCTACGCGCAGCGGGTTTTCGGGGTCGGTGGCGTCCAGACCCTGGGCCGTGGTGCTGAATCCGCCGAGCTTCGTCGGGTCGCGGTCGGGCCAATACGGAATCATCCGCATGATGTTCATCACGAGGCTACGGCCGCCGCCGTCGCGCTCCAGACGCCGCCGGTCCGTGGACGCCAGGAACGTCTGCCCGATGGTCAGGAACTTGTTGAACTTATGGTCGGAGTTAACCCGGAAGCTGTACCGTTTGTAATCGGTAAAGGGCAGAATTCCGTCCTGCTGGAAATAGCCGAACGAGGTGTAGAAACGCGACACCGCATTGCCGCCCGACAGCGAAACCTGGTGGTCCTGGATCGGGGCCGCCCGGAACATCACGTCCTGCCAGTCGGTATCGGTCTGGGCGAAGGTCTGCGTGGCTCCGTCATAAATCGGCGTATTCAGGGCTGTAAAGCGACCCGGCACCGGCTGGCCGGAGGCCGTCAGCAGGGCCGTTCCGTAGCGGATGTACTCGTCGCGGTTCAGCAGGTCGAGCTTGCGCCAGGCCGACTGAGAGCCGTAGTAGGAATCAAAATTAAGGCTCAGCTTCCCGTTGGTGCTGCCTTTTTTGGTCGTAATCAGGATAACGCCGTTGGCCGCCCGGGAGCCGTAGATGGCCGCCGCGCTGGCGTCCTTGAGCACTTCCAGCGATTCGATGTCCTTGGGGTCGATGTTGTTGAGGCCACCCGCCGGAATGCCGTCGATGACGTACAGCGGATTGGGGTTCAGGCTGATGGAGCCCACGCCGCGAATCCGGATCACCGGCTCGCTGCCCGGGCTGCTGTTGTTGGTCACCGATACCCCCGGCACCCGGCCCTGGAGGGCCTGCGTGGCACTGATGACCGGCAGGGCCTTCAGCTCTTTCGGCGTCACCGATGAAACCGCCCCGGTGAGGGAGGACTTCTTTTGGGTACCGTAACCGACGACGATGACTTCGCTCAGTGCCTGCTGATCGGCCGTCAGCTGAATGTCGATCACCGAACGATTGTTGACCGGAACTTCCTGCCGAACGAAGCCGATATAACTGAACACCAGCGTTACATTCCGGCCGGCTGCCAGCTGGTATTTCCCGTTTTTGTCGGTCGTTGTGCCCCGGGTAGTTCCCTTCTCCACGACGTTGACACCGGGCAGCGCCTCGCCGGTTTCGTTAGTAACCGTACCAGAAATCTGTTGCTGGGCCAGCGCCGCCCCGGTCAGGGTCATCAGCCAGATAATCAACGGTATGCGGATTGGCTTCATCAGCCCTCCGACAAGCCGCCGGGCAAAAGTAAAATGTTTCATAAAATTAGGGGTTAGAAATGATAAGGGTAATCTGACGAAAGCAGTTGTCAGAGGAGAATTTTCGCTCCAACCACTCCATTCGGTGAGGAAATATACTCACAAAATACAGGATTATTCAAAGTCTTGTCGCATACATTTTTCTCCATTAAAGACTTAATTGTAATATTCCATGATAAAATCAATAAAAAAGCCCACTGCGTTGTAGCGGTGGGCTCTCAAAATTTACTATTCGGTGATTACTTTCCTTTCGCCGAAACGGTGGTGGCGGGCACCAGTACGGTATCAACCGAGTGAACGATGCCGTTGGTGGCCTCGATGTCCGGCCAGTTGACCGTGGCCGTGTTGCCGGCGGCGTCCGTAATGGTCACGGCCTCACCCTGTTTGCTGACGGTCAGCGTCTGGCCGGTGACGGTCTTCAGCTTCTGGCCGTCTTCCAGCTGGTCCGAGGTCAGGCGGCCTTTCACCACGTGTCCGGCTAGCAGCCGCATCAGCCGCTGCTTGGCGGCCGGTTTCATCAGTTCGTCGAGCGTCCCGGCGGGCAGCTGCTGGAAAGCCGCATCGGTCGGGGCAAATACCGTAAACGGTCCCTTGCCCGAAGCCTGGTCGGTCAGGCCCGCTACCCGGAGAGCCCGGAACAGGATGGTGTGTTCGCGCGAGCGGGCGGCGCTCAGCGAAAGGTCCCGGCTGGTGGAGCCGCCGCGGCGTTCGCGGCCGTAGAAGGTGCCGCCCGTCGGGTCGATGGTTCCGGTAGTACTGCCCGCCGCGTTGGTCTGGGTCGAAACGGACGTTCCCGTGCCCGACACCGCGCCCGGCTGCTGAACGCCGGATTCGGTCGTGGTCGACTTCTGGGTCGTGTCGGTCATGCCCCCCGAAACATTGGTATTCGGCTGCCCGGTTGTGGGGGTCTGCGTAGAGGTGCCGGGCTGGGTGCCGGTGCCCGTTGTCTGGGCCAGAGAAGGAAGAGAAAACAGCAGCGTCGCTGCCAGCGCCAGTCCGCACAATGCCTGCTTTTTCATAAGCACGTCGAGGTTAAATAAGGAATGAAACCCGTCCGGGACATTCCCGGACTCGTGGGTAACGCCTTGTTGACTCTGATTATTTCGTCCGCAGCGCCGGAACCTATCCATAAACTTATCGTAGAGTCTGAGCCGAATTTGTAACCCTGCCGAAATCCCCCCACCTTTGCCGAAACTTTTTTCTACCAGTTATGCAAATCACAAAACACAAAGTGGCAGCTATCCACTATACCCTGCGTGATGATTCGGGCCGGGTGTTGGATTCAAGCGCAGGTCGCGAGCCGCTGTACTATCTGCACGGCGAAGGCAACCTGATCCCGGGCATGGAGGAAGGGCTGGAAGGCCGCTCAACCGGCGACCACTTCCAACTGACGGTTTCTCCGGATAAAGGATATGGTGAACGTGACCCCGAAATGATTCAGGAAGTGCCGATGAGCGCGTTTGGTGGCCAGAAGGTCGAGCCGGGCATGCAGTTTCACGCCAACCATGGCCAGGTGGTGACCGTTACCGGCGTCAGCGGCGATACCGTTACCATCGATGCCAACCACCCGCTGGCCGGTCAGCAGCTCAACTTCGATGTCGAAGTCGTTGAAGTCCGGGAAGCCACCGCCGAAGAAGTAGCCCACGGGCACGTCCACGGCCCGGGCGGAGCGGAACACTAATTCAGTTAAGAGTTAAAAATTAAAAGTTAAAAGTAGAGCTCCGCTAGGCCAGAAATCTGAATCAGCGGAGCTCTACTTTTAACTTTTAATTTTTAACTCTTAACTCTTTTTCCCTAATTCATACCGTTTGATGATCTTCAGCAGCACCCCGTTCGTCCAGCCGAAGCCGTCCTGGTTGGGGTACTCGCCGCCGCCGGTTTCGAGGGTGGTGTCCACCACGTTGTATTTCTCCGTTAGTTTTCCCGTCGATTTATAGACCCGGATGTTCAGGTCGGCCCAGCGCCGGGCCAGTTCGCGGGCCTGTCCGGACTTGCCGTAGCGTTCCAGTCCGTCGATGGTCATCCATTGCAGCGGGGCCCAGCCGTTGGGCGCATCCCATTGCTGGCCGGTAACCTTCAGGGTCGTGACCACGCCGCCCGGCTTCAGAAAATCCCGTTGCAGCACGGCGGCCGCCGCATCGATATGCGTTTTGGGGGCCACCCCGAAGAAGAAGGGCGTGAATCCGGCCAGGGTCTTCTCCGCCGACTGCCGTTTGCCGACCAGATCGTAATCAAAGTACCAGCCTTCCTGCGCGTTCCAGCAGTATTTTTCAATCGCCGCTTTCCGTTTTTCGGCCGCCTGCCGGAACTGCGCCGCCCGGCCCTGATTCTGCGACAGGGCGTACGAACGCGCCAGCGCAAGTTCCAGCTGATAAAGCAGGCCATTGAGGTCTACCGGCACCAGGTCAGTCGTGCGGATGGTCGCCATCGTTTTGCCGTCGGCAAACCAGCGGCTGCTGAAATCCCAGCCGCTTTCGGCTCCGCTGCGGAGGTGCCGGTACAGCGTCCTGCGGTCCCGCTTCGATTCCCGGGCGAGCGTCGAATCCTCGTAGAACGACTCCTGCCGGGCAATGTCGTCCCGGTCGTAGTAGCGGTTGAGCACACTGCCGTCGGGCATCCGGACGACGTGCTGCGTGGGCGCCGTTTTGTCCATCCAGTAATCGTATTCGCGCTGCAGTTCTTTCCCGTACCGGACAAACACCTTCTCCCCGTCTTTTTGGGCCAGCAACCCGACCATCAGGGCAAAAAACGGCGGCTGCGAGCGCGACAGGTAATACGTCCGGTTGCCGTTTGGGATGTGCCCGTAGGTGCGG from Tellurirhabdus rosea harbors:
- a CDS encoding SusC/RagA family TonB-linked outer membrane protein, with amino-acid sequence MKHFTFARRLVGGLMKPIRIPLIIWLMTLTGAALAQQQISGTVTNETGEALPGVNVVEKGTTRGTTTDKNGKYQLAAGRNVTLVFSYIGFVRQEVPVNNRSVIDIQLTADQQALSEVIVVGYGTQKKSSLTGAVSSVTPKELKALPVISATQALQGRVPGVSVTNNSSPGSEPVIRIRGVGSISLNPNPLYVIDGIPAGGLNNIDPKDIESLEVLKDASAAAIYGSRAANGVILITTKKGSTNGKLSLNFDSYYGSQSAWRKLDLLNRDEYIRYGTALLTASGQPVPGRFTALNTPIYDGATQTFAQTDTDWQDVMFRAAPIQDHQVSLSGGNAVSRFYTSFGYFQQDGILPFTDYKRYSFRVNSDHKFNKFLTIGQTFLASTDRRRLERDGGGRSLVMNIMRMIPYWPDRDPTKLGGFSTTAQGLDATDPENPLRVAEQEQQFQVDRGFKLLGSVFAEVRFTDFLRYRFQYGADYASGRFNGFLPIYNDGNRSRPLATVTDNRSDYFSTVMTNQLSFDKTFGKHYVNAVAVAEQQRSISTNVNSNGQRPDNNIQVLQGISNPATNSGRSENVLISYVGRVNYEFASRYLLSASIRRDGSSRFAPDRKWGTFPAVSAGWRISEERFLKSVPVITELKLRGSYGQTGYNAIGDYDWQPLVQANNTIYPFGNTTQLGSYFNQLGNSDLSWEVTTMSNIGLDASLLSNKITLSAEVYNRETDGLLLRVPLPESMGFSVSPLANVGSMRNRGFELTAGYNRSGKKFNWSLLGTFDMTRNQVLSLATPNANINAGNNSDFGGFDITRTEAGRPIQSFYGWVVDGIFQSKEEVDRFNAIDGNAASFYQNAQTAAGDIRFKDISGPDGKPDGKVDAFDRTFLGSFIPKFSYGLNWTGNYGNFDFTLFLQGVSGNKIYNGTKVIGQGQLRLFNATTDVLNAWTPTNTNTDVPRSISGDPNQNSRTSDRFLEDGSYLRVKNLSVGYTIPATVLSKATRNTVSRLRIYVSSQNLLTFTRYTGYDPEVASRNYGLLTNGIDFAQYPQARTIMMGINLGF
- a CDS encoding RagB/SusD family nutrient uptake outer membrane protein yields the protein MKKSILCGALLLGLAISCNEDGLNQINPNGVTFDTYFNNAAELTAGVNSIYALVQSNSLVSREWFFTHDLRGDEMASGGGQLETPRNQLLIGVHDTGNALASSIWRGWYRTIHRANVVLEKGPTVQSITPALRDRLLGEARFLRAWAYYELATFFGGVPLYKEFAKSVDGAKARSPQREVYDFVIADLKAAEPGLPTTYDAANQGRASKAAAQMLLARTYLQLGDYANARTELRKIVDSGVYRLVDNYADLTNEEGEFNAESILEVVYMPSGGAFNWGGDGDGNAVQEETVRSQEYSAIAWRNVIPSNRILNEYETVAKGDAKDDPRYALSYWTEGDRFNNGNTMLTSTMVQGNSSVVAGRTLKVSWRKYSIMYKSNASNQQSGINMRIMRYADVLLMLAECENELGNSAAALTLMNQVRARASVAMPAYPTRNYPCRNKDEVFDAIVHERMVELAAEQVRNFDIIRWRKNKKLKTEPLTYFQANKHELLPIPQVEIDNNPMIDIKDQNPGY
- a CDS encoding FKBP-type peptidyl-prolyl cis-trans isomerase codes for the protein MQITKHKVAAIHYTLRDDSGRVLDSSAGREPLYYLHGEGNLIPGMEEGLEGRSTGDHFQLTVSPDKGYGERDPEMIQEVPMSAFGGQKVEPGMQFHANHGQVVTVTGVSGDTVTIDANHPLAGQQLNFDVEVVEVREATAEEVAHGHVHGPGGAEH
- a CDS encoding lytic transglycosylase domain-containing protein → MPLDEAAVTKRWMQTLRTNSRQPAELYTLRQKAAAFFPKIDPILQKHGIPSDFRYVAIVESRLNQRAVSPRGAAGYWQLMPATARELGLRVSGRTDERFHLVKSTEAACRLLQKLYSHLGSWSLVAAAYNGGLGYVRSRTKVTNAGYYKTRFNPETGAYLYRILFFKEMFENAESYSPILPHLNMEVLTSPLPGLLPQEPGADEALEEAITLFATPVEDQETDFRLARLMSKKKAVKARPSKVKTKQGRTQSPRMTAVMRRSVGRLSREDELQAA
- a CDS encoding fasciclin domain-containing protein produces the protein MKKQALCGLALAATLLFSLPSLAQTTGTGTQPGTSTQTPTTGQPNTNVSGGMTDTTQKSTTTESGVQQPGAVSGTGTSVSTQTNAAGSTTGTIDPTGGTFYGRERRGGSTSRDLSLSAARSREHTILFRALRVAGLTDQASGKGPFTVFAPTDAAFQQLPAGTLDELMKPAAKQRLMRLLAGHVVKGRLTSDQLEDGQKLKTVTGQTLTVSKQGEAVTITDAAGNTATVNWPDIEATNGIVHSVDTVLVPATTVSAKGK
- a CDS encoding FG-GAP-like repeat-containing protein; this translates as MAGCKNRPEPLFTKVSADDSGIQFANNLTPTDSLNAFTFTNFYNGGGVGVGDFNRDGRPDLFFTGNQESCRLYLNETPAGTSDFRFTDVTEAAGVQTDRWCSGVSVADVNGDGWDDIYVSVAAHQALKKSQNLLFINQKTKTPTFREEAAAYGLDYAGFTTQTAFFDYDLDGDLDAFLLNSAPDLQNPNYLRPAINDGTYPSTDRLFRNMTQEKRREGAKKPETASAPLFLDVSSEAGIRYEGLGLGLAISDINGDGYPDIYCSNDFISSDVFYLSNGRDASGKVTFRNATREALAHTSLYGMGVDAADLNNDGRIDLMQLDMLPQDNARQKQMLGAPDYDKKELSQTPQYGYQLQYMRNTFQLNGGNEGPVPTFSELGLLAGIAQTDWSWATLLTDLDGDGQKDIFVTNGYRKNVTDRDFISFNEEFGLFGTDAAREQRRQRMLDKVPEIKLKNYAFRNASRNPADAPAFEDVSEQWGLNELSYANGAAYADLDGDGDQDLIVNNIDEEASLFRNNSRAQTKNAYLTVSFAGPASNPAGIGATLTVWSGGRMQVLEQFPVRGYLSSVQQALVVGLGNATAIDSVRMVWPGGLTETRYRIPVNQRLTFRISDAKPVAPPRLQSTPKLFTPQPAVPGYVHQESDFVDFKTTPALHKMLSRPGAAIAVGDLNGDGFDDLAVGPSYRGSAGYLFFGGANGQFRQKDWMPNTAMEAGAILLFDADNDRDNDLLVVGGGNERPLHVAEAFGPVLYRNDGRGNFSPAAFLPNLTVSSQSVRALDYDRDGDADVLIAGRQVPGQYPLPARSYLLRNDGGRFTDVTEQVAPALMNLGLVCDALPVDLDNDHDEDLVLVGEWMPPTILTNQNGQFQQSANPSLARASGWWNCVAAGDFDGDGDADLLLGNEGLNTFYRASEKEPMLIYGKDFNEDGQFDPIMGYFIGGTRYPALPRESLIQQVIQFRRKYLHYADYAEADFSGLFSEQERQGAYERQVTELRSCYAENRGKGVFTLRPLPGLAQQSPIFGFLIDDFDHDGKPDALATGNFFPNEANMGRQDASKGVLLKGDGRGGFVALGPDRTGFRVPGDARRSYRLRNPTRILTATSNGPLLMHSWKER